Proteins encoded in a region of the Candidozyma auris chromosome 7, complete sequence genome:
- the YPD1 gene encoding Ypd1p — translation MSQEQKEKLEKSGLVEWSVFSELVAMDEDEEEFSKGLCQTFVNQFKDTAEEIDDNLVTKNLEKLSSLGHYLKGSAAALGLKKISSQCERIQNYGHRVNCDNFKPDIPTDENSDDFWIHLIRDAVNKAKTGFAESKAALDEYFEDEL, via the coding sequence ATGAGTCAGGAGCAAAAGGAAAAGTTGGAAAAGAGTGGACTCGTGGAATGGTCAGTCTTCTCCGAGCTCGTAGCGATGgatgaggacgaggaagagtttTCAAAAGGATTGTGCCAAACATTTGTGAACCAGTTCAAAGATACAGCggaagaaattgatgataACTTGGTGACTAAGAATTTGGAAAAACTATCCTCATTGGGGCATTATCTAAAAGGCTCGGCGGCAGCTTTGggcttgaagaaaattTCGTCTCAGTGTGAACGTATTCAAAATTACGGTCATCGTGTCAATTGCGATAATTTCAAACCCGATATTCCCACTGATGAAAACTCCGATGACTTTTGGATTCATCTTATTCGAGACGCAGTGAACAAGGCAAAGACCGGCTTTGCGGAATCGAAGGCTGCATTGGATGAATACTTTGAGGATGAATTATGA
- the PHO15 gene encoding 4-nitrophenylphosphatase codes for MPPITTKAQAHEIIDKYEYFLFDCDGVLWLGDHLLPSVKETLDLLRKAKKKIIFVTNNSTKARSDYVKKFEGMGIQEVKKEEIFGSSFASAVYISHILKLSKSKKVWVLGENGIEKELHELGYSTLGGTDPELAMTDTFDANDERFMHLDNDVGAVIAGLTFNLNYLKLSLTTQYLLKDKKSIPFIATNIDSTFPMKGKLMMGAGAIINAVAYASGRKPDAVCGKPNPSMMQSIMAANQDLRANPKKGLMIGDRLNTDMKFGRENGLDTLLVLTGIESSETLSELPIEESPTYYANKLGDLYELCNV; via the coding sequence ATGCCTCCAATCACCACTAAGGCGCAAGCTCATGAAATCATCGACAAGTATGAATATTTTCTATTTGATTGCGATGGCGTTTTGTGGCTTGGTGATCATCTCTTACCTTCAGTGAAGGAGACATTGgatcttttgagaaaagctaaaaaaaaaatcatatTTGTAACCAATAATTCAACAAAGGCAAGGTCGGATTACGTGAAAAAATTCGAAGGTATGGGAATAcaagaagtgaagaaagaggaaattTTTGGCTCTTCGTTTGCCTCAGCTGTGTATATTCTGCacattttgaagctttcgaagagcaagaaagtTTGGGTCTTGGGTGAGAATGGAATcgaaaaagagcttcatGAACTTGGATATTCAACTCTAGGTGGAACTGATCCAGAATTGGCAATGACTGATACTTTCGACGCCAATGATGAGCGCTTTATGCATTTAGATAACGACGTGGGCGCAGTAATTGCTGGGTTGACTTTCAACCTCAACTACTTGAAATTATCCTTGACTACCCAATATTTACTaaaggacaaaaaaagcataCCTTTCATCGCAACGAATATCGACTCTACATTTCCCATGAAAGGGAAACTCATGATGGGCGCCGGTGCTATCATAAACGCGGTGGCGTATGCTAGTGGTCGTAAGCCTGATGCGGTATGCGGAAAACCAAACCCATCTATGATGCAATCCATCATGGCGGCGAATCAAGATTTGAGAGCTAACCCAAAGAAAGGACTAATGATTGGGGATAGATTAAACACCGACATGAAGTTTGGTAGGGAAAACGGTTTGGATACTCTCTTGGTGCTCACCGGAATTGAGTCGCTGGAGACTTTGTCTGAACTTCCTATAGAGGAGTCTCCAACATACTACGCTAATAAACTAGGTGACTTGTATGAACTATGCAATGTCTAG